In Cherax quadricarinatus isolate ZL_2023a chromosome 73, ASM3850222v1, whole genome shotgun sequence, the genomic stretch GAGTGTTGCCAGGCTTGCCACCTTGCCGCACTTCTTGCCCCGGAACAATTCTCTGGGTCTGACTGGGTTTCCCACTAGTAAATGAAGCCATGTTGTAGTATGGAGAAGTTACCTGGGTTTCCCGATTTTCCCGATTTTGTTGAAGAGCTTGATGAGGGTTGGGAGAATTACTGGGTGATGTTCCACTTCCAAATCCTTTTGGAGGAGGAATATTATGGTATGGAGCTGGAGATATAGTAGTTCGAGCTGGCAGTGTGGCAGTGGAAGCCCCACTATGATATGGTGTTGCCGGTTTTCCCTGACTTTGTGCCATGTTTTGAAAAGACTGAGACGCTGGATTTGCTCTAAATGTGGTTGTGGCAATAGTGCCATACATAGAATTTCCATTAACAAGAGGGGAGTGTGCACCTACTTTTGAGTCTGTATTATCCAGCTTAACTTCAGTTCTACTGTGATGAAGAGGAAGGGGTGATCTTGTGTCATTTGGCTCCTGATTTCTCAAGGTTCTTGGAGGAAGCTGCTGTACCTTATTAGATGACAGTGATCGGGCGATGGGCAGCATGTGAGTGTTTGCATATATTGGTTCTTGGACCTCGCTTGATCTAGACGATGTAGTGGAGCATGACTGAAGGGTACTATTACTGCTCCCAGAGCCTTTGGAGTTGGCATCATCCTCTACAGATCCAGGAGATGCTGCATTCAACCGGACCGGCTTCTGTCGCTCTAAATTATTTACAAGAGTATGCAACTCTTCAAGCTTTTCTCTGAAGAGAGCATCCTTGATGTTTGATTTATAGTTTAAATTTGGCCCATGCTCATCACCTGCAAATTGTTGTGCATGTTTGTGAGCATTTCCAGTTCCTTTGGACTTCGACTCCTCATTCTCCTTGGAAAAGCTTGACGACTTGGCAGCCTGATGTTGGCTGGTGGGACTTGGATTATTCCGTCTAGTCATGTGCTTTCCATTCTCAAACCAAATGGTTTCATATTTGTGAATATTTCTGTTATGTTCTAAGGCTGGATGGGATTTCTCATCTTGTGTTTTAGGCTCACTCTGAGTAACCGGATTCACTGCCTGTCTGTAACTGTTCCGTCTTTCTCTTGTCCGTAAGCCCTGGGGTGCCACATTGACTTTACTTCTGACTTCATCAACATCCATACTTGTATTTAGAGATGTATCACTGCATTTACTACTGTTGTCTAATGCTTTAGATACTTTGTCAGCATCTTTTTCTGGCAGTTTTGGCATAAGAGAAGGCACTGGAGATTTGTTATTGCCATGGAGAAGGTAATCTTGGCAGTCTTGATACACCTGCCTTGCAATTGGATCAAGATCTTTCTTCGAACAAAAGTCTCTCTTTATGTCAGTGCTTTTATGATTTCTTTTATCTTTAGTACCTAGCAATTCATAATTTACAGTTTCAAACACTTCGTCTACACTTGCATTAGATTCACCAAAATCCATCATTTCATAGTCTGCAGATCCTGGAGTGGTAGCAGAAACAGGTGTAGTAGCTGAGATGGGTGTTGTAGAAGCTGATAACAAGAGGGGAATTTTCTCTCTGGAGGTAGATTTCAAAAGAGAAGCCTCAGGTTTACTCTGAGATGAGGGTATTACCTCATCATACACAGGAAACTTGCCAGTGATTCCCTTCTTTAGAACATGAGGATCCATATAGAAGTCAGATGGGTCTTCTTCAACAGAATCAGGTTGTGAAAGTCCACTTAGTGGACAATTAGCATATTCATGGGGTTCTTTGTTGTCTCGTGAACCCCTTTTAGAGGGCAATGGTACGTAAACATACCTTGTAGCTTCTTTTGTATCTGATTTGGGATTTCTAACTACTCTAGCATTCACATATTCTTTACTTGTAGTTTCATCTTGATTGAGCTCTGAAGTTGGAGATGGTCTTGGTGTCGACGATGGTGATACACCGGAGGTTTTAGTAGATAGTTTACCATCAGCTCCTGGAGAAGCCTGTGATACTCGAGTGCTAGGAATAGTCGTCACAGTTAGTACTGGAGGAAGATTATCATAATCATTTCGTGATACAACCTGAAGGTCCTTTGGGCAGTCATATATGGATTTATCCATTTGGTTTTGCTGAGAACTATTCCAAAAGAGTGGATTCTCATACATGGATGAAACCATTATAGGTGCAGTCTGTGGGATGTGAGATGCAGCTGTTGTTGGCAGCACAGGAGACTGTGGGTAAGACTGAGTTGTTGTAATATAGAGTGACTCTGGAAGATGAAAGCTCCTTAAGCGTTCTCCAATTATCCTTTTAGGAGGTATCTGTGGTTTTATGTCAGTCTTATTTTCAGGTACCCTTTGCTCTTTTGAATTAAAGGAATGGGGTGCACTAGAAACATTAGGTATTTGATACACAGATAATTTGAACCCTTCTCTTGGTGAAGGAATGTCTCCTATGAAGTTTACACTTCCGCTCTCAGACTTGCTGAGGGCAGAGTTGTCTCCCTTACCTCGATCAAGACTGAAATATGTATTTATATCTGCTTTCTTTCTAGCCAGCTCAGGACTCCTGGTTGATGCAATGGTGTTAGTTGTAGAATCAACAGGTCGGGCATACCTGAACGACTTACTTTTTTTAACAGGCAATGCTGGCCTGTCATCTACTCGTGCTAACAAAGCCGAAGTTGACCCATCTTCTTGAGACTCACTCATGGCATGACTTCCCCGTCTACGAGAAACGGGACTGGAGTACACTGGACTAGAGGGCGGTTTAGAGGCACTTACAACAGTAACTGGAGCAGTTGAAGCCATATGCATTTTGGACGAATCTTGCAGTGAAGATGGGCATAAATTTTGTTGTCGGGATTTTTCAATAATTTCGTATGCTTTTTTTGACTGTAAAGTCTCTTCTGCTCCAAGACTACTTTTACGTTTAACTCGAAAGCCTCCTTCTGGGTCTGGATGAACGCTGAGGTTAGTTCTTGATGTTACACTGCTTGCACTTCTTGACAATCTTATACCTTGTGTTTCTACATCTCCACTTTTTTCAAAGAGTTCCTTAAGCTTTGCAATACTAGGTCTGCGAATAATTTCAGCATTCTTATTCACTGCATCCTCATCtgaattattattttcattattaaatCCTTGATTTTCTGTTTGATTTTCAGATGGCTTTCTATGTGTAATCCTTGGAGATGGTGTTCTACTCTTTGTGGGAATGGGTAGCGAGGAGAGGCCAAGTCCATGTAGGGGTGTTGGAGTAGTATTTGGAGTGGCAGCTGGTGTTGAATTGCTAGATGACAGAGAATGCGGGCTTGCTGATAGCAAAGACGCCAATATACCTCTTTGTGGACCACTGCCAGTGGGAGAGGATAATGACGGTTGGGTAACTTGCCTTTTGTGGGCAGCATTTTCTGCATCTTTTTCAAGCTTTGATGAGGGATGTACACCCATCTTTGTATTGGAATGAGGGGTAAGCAAATGGTTTGATGATGATTGTGAAACTGATGCCTGGGTGCTGGAGTAGCAGGAATTGGTGAAGATAGATGTGGATTGCATAACGTTTGATGGGAAACAAGCTGTAGAAGGCACTGTATAACTAATCTGTGCTTGGCTAGGAGATGGAAGAGAAACAGGAGACGcttgaggcatgggtgatgaatgactGTGAATGGGTGATGGTTGAGGGGCTGGTGTAGCATGGGGTCCAGGGGAGGACTGAATAATGGCAGGAGGCTTGGAAAGCTTCAGAGGCAAAGGAGGAACAGTAATCAGTGGCCGCTCTAGCGTACCAATTGGTGAACTCGAAGCCATGTAATCTGTTGAAAAGAAACAATAACAATTGTTAAAATATGCCACATTATTCTTGCttaaattaatatttaataattatTGTAACCTATCTATGAAAGGATTTGTGCCTCACTATTAGTGGACAGTGGACTGAGCCCCAACCACTTCTGGCTGTGAATAActcacatgggtttagtgctctgTATAATTAAAATAAATTGATCATGCCCACATGATTATGCAGTCTACTCCTCCAACTCACAATGCAACCTAATCTCATGCCAAAAATAATATGCATGCATATTTAAACATTTCCAGCTGCTGTTCAATCATTGTGTTGTCAGAagagctgttttttttttcattattttccttATTTGTAATCAAATATACATTTAAGCAACCAGACCTAAAGAAAATACTATTTAATGGAACATTAGTAAACTACTATTTAAAAATCATCCGAGAAAATTAATGAAATAAGACGAGGACAGGTTACATGTACAGACTATCATTGATTATCTTTTCATTTCTTTTATATAAATTGTTTAAATCAAATTGTtcatcatttttttaattaaattataaaaaattaattaaaatctGTAAAGGAATGCTCTTTTACTCAAAATTAATGCTTTTTAACCAAATACGTATActttaaggtagtaggttggtagacagcaaccacccagggaggtactaccgtcctgccaagtgagtgtaaaacgaaagcctgtaattgttttacatgatggtaggattgctggtgtcttttgtctgtctcataaatatgcaagattacaggtacatcttgctacttctacttacacttgggtcacactacacatacatgtacacgtttatttatacacactcatctgagttttctttgattttatcttaatagtttttggtcttattacttttccttttatatccatggggaagtggaataagaatctttcctccgtaagccatgcgtgttgtaaaagtcaactaaaatgccgggaacaatgggctagtaaccccttttcctgtaaagattactaaaaagaataagaagaagaaaattgtcaaagtgggaagcctgaatgtgcgtggatgttgtgcaaatgataagaaagagatgattgtggatattatgaatgagaagaaactggatgtcctggctttaagtgaaacaaagctgaagggggtgggagagtttcaatggagaggaataaatgggattaggtcaggggtttcaaatagagttagagctaaagaaggagtagcaataatgttgaaggataagctatggcaggaaaagagggactacaaatgcataaattcaaggattatgtggagtaaaataaagattggatgtgaaaagtgggttatagtaagcgtgtatgcacctggagaagaaagaagtgtagaggagagagagagattctgggaaatgttgagtgaatgcgtggggagttttgaatcaagtgtgagagtaatggtggttggggatttcaatgctaaagtgggtaaaaatgttatggagggagtagtaggtaaatttggggtgccaggggtaaatgtaaatggggagcctttaattgagctatgtgtagaaagaaatttggtaataagtaatacatattttatgaaaaagaggataaataaatatacaaggtatgatgtagcacgtaatgaaagtagtttgttagattatgtattggtggataaaaggttgatgggtaggctccaggatgtacatgtttatagaggggcaactgatatgtcagatcattatttagttgtagctacagttagagtaagaggtagatgggaaaagaggaaggtggcaacaacaagtaagagggaggtgaaagtgtataaactaagggaggaggaagttcgggcgagatataagcgactattggcagaaaggtgggctagtgcaaagatgagtagtgggagggttgaagagggttggaatagttttaaaaatg encodes the following:
- the LOC128701179 gene encoding uncharacterized protein; the protein is MREGKLPLRTVLQNFINHVDSLEGKRNEGDDQYELEFQELKLLTESLKSRPDYCCLEGEKDVNRRKNRYKDILPYDYTRVVLSSFPGVPGSDYINANYIRGASGSRAYIGSQGPLPHTVPDFWRMVVECEVQVIIMASNETEGGKHKCECYWVNSQNEERQFGNVTVSFVKARQVCPDFMVRTLKIKYTSDSGKTEERTICQFHYVLWPDHGVPETVRPLLDMVRLVRDCQASETLPVLVHCSAGCGRTGTICAIDYVWGLLRAGRLTENLDLFGLVKDMRRQRVAMVQTREQYILLHRAVRELFKERLKVIDAHPYENVATDGTPLILREKESDYEELYVKPEKQDESAKPPPPTTAPSAVSTPTGSLTRYSHTRGNADYMASSSPIGTLERPLITVPPLPLKLSKPPAIIQSSPGPHATPAPQPSPIHSHSSPMPQASPVSLPSPSQAQISYTVPSTACFPSNVMQSTSIFTNSCYSSTQASVSQSSSNHLLTPHSNTKMGVHPSSKLEKDAENAAHKRQVTQPSLSSPTGSGPQRGILASLLSASPHSLSSSNSTPAATPNTTPTPLHGLGLSSLPIPTKSRTPSPRITHRKPSENQTENQGFNNENNNSDEDAVNKNAEIIRRPSIAKLKELFEKSGDVETQGIRLSRSASSVTSRTNLSVHPDPEGGFRVKRKSSLGAEETLQSKKAYEIIEKSRQQNLCPSSLQDSSKMHMASTAPVTVVSASKPPSSPVYSSPVSRRRGSHAMSESQEDGSTSALLARVDDRPALPVKKSKSFRYARPVDSTTNTIASTRSPELARKKADINTYFSLDRGKGDNSALSKSESGSVNFIGDIPSPREGFKLSVYQIPNVSSAPHSFNSKEQRVPENKTDIKPQIPPKRIIGERLRSFHLPESLYITTTQSYPQSPVLPTTAASHIPQTAPIMVSSMYENPLFWNSSQQNQMDKSIYDCPKDLQVVSRNDYDNLPPVLTVTTIPSTRVSQASPGADGKLSTKTSGVSPSSTPRPSPTSELNQDETTSKEYVNARVVRNPKSDTKEATRYVYVPLPSKRGSRDNKEPHEYANCPLSGLSQPDSVEEDPSDFYMDPHVLKKGITGKFPVYDEVIPSSQSKPEASLLKSTSREKIPLLLSASTTPISATTPVSATTPGSADYEMMDFGESNASVDEVFETVNYELLGTKDKRNHKSTDIKRDFCSKKDLDPIARQVYQDCQDYLLHGNNKSPVPSLMPKLPEKDADKVSKALDNSSKCSDTSLNTSMDVDEVRSKVNVAPQGLRTRERRNSYRQAVNPVTQSEPKTQDEKSHPALEHNRNIHKYETIWFENGKHMTRRNNPSPTSQHQAAKSSSFSKENEESKSKGTGNAHKHAQQFAGDEHGPNLNYKSNIKDALFREKLEELHTLVNNLERQKPVRLNAASPGSVEDDANSKGSGSSNSTLQSCSTTSSRSSEVQEPIYANTHMLPIARSLSSNKVQQLPPRTLRNQEPNDTRSPLPLHHSRTEVKLDNTDSKVGAHSPLVNGNSMYGTIATTTFRANPASQSFQNMAQSQGKPATPYHSGASTATLPARTTISPAPYHNIPPPKGFGSGTSPSNSPNPHQALQQNRENRETQVTSPYYNMASFTSGKPSQTQRIVPGQEVRQGGKPGNTPYCKLPPNSAMVRSQFSPHQPTRAHIVGDIAFVGEESVRLRRPGVVQPPRADTASGCSSSDSRGSEGAPVAPPRIKRNSSAGLPRHSAVDSSFVHNDWQCLSDVQDNYCQTILTAKQSWPLNNEEPPPAVPAKTAAAYQYSDPPPPPPHSNIPNLNHLPPSHHPLYIQPPPPKPVAPQSSHMLQYSQHPSHSQSVTASSPSCVYQMPSSLSPAHYPQHQSLSHPRDPQHRLPELEAVPNQRFVSLINPDEPTSVNNDASALTQSKVEDSTANDSTSESSDDEGIFHKFSANNIFKKWRTNNKQLISPMPSSPKSAFSPLSSREQKEEKDIQKETKGLREQNKEAGMSVPTSPKPLVKAFGKLKLNPKSVAANFKSYLSQRGDKVDVDSSESAGVPHNETPSDVSTSSPCTSTRGIQKSASSGPTITAFSLVAQDYKFPTPIPKKPAGPRDMPAHMRGSTPTNSQVRVKDRPRQQYL